In Candidatus Fermentibacter sp., a single window of DNA contains:
- a CDS encoding CD225/dispanin family protein yields MPECPSCGADEPTGTGYCSYCGRKLPRPTPVPPPETADGDPYRQPSRAPVYPPGQPPIKNWFIESLLVTILCCMPLGIGGIINAASVDRLASCGDFEGARRAASRAKNFVLAAVVTGVLSTLAYVAMQFIVSVGER; encoded by the coding sequence ATGCCGGAATGCCCCTCCTGCGGAGCCGACGAGCCGACCGGTACGGGTTACTGCAGCTACTGCGGCAGGAAGCTGCCGAGGCCGACCCCCGTGCCCCCGCCCGAAACGGCGGATGGCGACCCATACCGGCAGCCTTCCCGAGCCCCGGTGTATCCCCCGGGACAGCCTCCGATCAAGAACTGGTTCATCGAATCGCTGCTCGTCACGATCCTCTGCTGCATGCCGCTGGGCATCGGAGGCATCATCAACGCCGCCAGCGTCGACAGGCTCGCATCTTGCGGCGACTTCGAAGGTGCCAGGAGGGCGGCCTCGCGCGCGAAGAACTTCGTTCTGGCAGCGGTCGTCACCGGGGTTCTGTCGACCCTGGCGTATGTTGCCATGCAGTTCATCGTATCAGTCGGAGAGCGCTGA
- a CDS encoding methyltransferase domain-containing protein — MNLPALEMLCCPACHATFDLERRSSSGIILRSADLTCTGCRCDFRIFHGRPLLVRHDGIHEWKAPIDEVLGIPDLTPVEGPLSMGRLARMGVDSAIDLLKSPGRLTGCIPGSKPGSAAIPEGLDGQVVYRMSGRWLGSRGRKEKLEASITAMRRSVRAFVDAAISADADTILDIASGGGSGICCIASVLTGDQRIFAAERDYKCLWAIQSKFEYLGRASCCEAVGADILQLPFRDRSIDLITSLAALPEIMGISRVLSEISRILTPGGRYVALYNPDPDTYGILPVVDYSRFAREADLYSGHDDFLRTAAGSGLVPVEVDEFDEDSRRRVLTIFRKP, encoded by the coding sequence ATGAATCTGCCGGCCCTCGAAATGCTGTGCTGCCCTGCCTGCCACGCCACCTTCGACCTGGAGCGCCGAAGCTCTTCAGGAATCATTCTTCGTTCCGCGGATCTGACCTGCACCGGCTGCCGGTGCGATTTCCGCATCTTCCATGGAAGGCCGCTCCTGGTCAGGCATGACGGGATACACGAATGGAAGGCCCCTATCGACGAGGTACTCGGAATCCCTGACCTCACGCCTGTCGAAGGGCCTCTCTCGATGGGCAGGCTCGCACGGATGGGGGTGGACAGTGCCATCGACCTGCTGAAGTCTCCCGGCAGGCTGACCGGCTGCATCCCAGGCTCGAAACCAGGATCTGCCGCGATCCCGGAAGGACTCGACGGACAGGTCGTATACCGGATGAGCGGGAGGTGGCTCGGCAGCAGGGGCAGAAAGGAAAAGCTCGAAGCATCGATCACAGCCATGAGACGATCCGTGAGAGCATTCGTCGATGCTGCCATATCGGCAGATGCAGATACGATCCTGGACATCGCCTCCGGCGGGGGAAGCGGGATCTGCTGCATCGCGAGCGTTCTCACCGGAGATCAAAGGATCTTCGCGGCCGAGAGGGACTACAAGTGCCTCTGGGCGATCCAGAGCAAGTTCGAATACCTCGGCAGAGCCTCCTGCTGCGAAGCCGTGGGTGCAGATATCCTGCAGCTACCCTTCCGGGACCGATCCATCGACCTGATAACGTCGCTAGCTGCACTTCCGGAGATCATGGGTATCAGCAGAGTCCTCTCGGAGATTTCCCGCATTCTCACGCCCGGCGGGCGATACGTCGCCCTCTACAACCCCGATCCCGACACCTACGGGATCCTGCCGGTCGTGGACTATTCGAGGTTTGCCCGCGAGGCGGACCTGTACTCCGGGCACGATGACTTCCTCCGGACCGCAGCAGGCTCAGGCCTCGTTCCGGTCGAGGTGGACGAGTTCGACGAGGACTCGAGGAGGAGGGTCCTGACGATCTTCCGGAAGCCTTGA